In the genome of Altererythrobacter sp. TH136, one region contains:
- the nuoN gene encoding NADH-quinone oxidoreductase subunit NuoN, protein MDLTQSLRLILAEEILGVGGLVLLLAAAWLGDKSSRAISIAAVALMVAAAAVTVPTLDAGAMGPDTNAFFGQFRADAFAAYAKLLIYISGAAGLMIAPRFFDRWNAMRAEYPVLLLFAVLGTGIMVSASDLMTLYIGLEMNSLAAYVLAAFLRVDNRSAEAGLKYFVLGALASGILLYGMSLTYGFTGSTNFAAIRVALEGGMSTGALFGLIIVLSGLAFKISAVPFHMWTPDVYEGAPTPVTMFFSTAPKVAAIALTMRVALEAFGDQADAWRQVVVFVALASIVVGALGAIGQSNIKRLLAYSSINNVGFILVGLATATVGGASAMLVYLAIYVAMSIGAFVGVLMLRDAEGNQIESISAMAGLSRTQPLLAWCMLVMMLSLAGIPPLFGFWGKLVVFRAAVDADMIALATLAIVGSVISAYYYLMVCKTMFFDEPADQAKGRNDWAHWSLLLAATVFNSPLGYLLSGWFDRIAGKASAALFLAA, encoded by the coding sequence ATGGATCTCACCCAATCCCTCCGCCTCATTCTGGCCGAGGAAATCCTCGGTGTCGGCGGGCTGGTGCTCCTGCTGGCCGCAGCGTGGCTGGGCGACAAGTCGAGCCGCGCCATATCGATCGCCGCAGTGGCCCTGATGGTCGCTGCCGCGGCCGTGACCGTCCCGACGCTGGACGCGGGCGCCATGGGCCCCGATACAAACGCGTTCTTCGGACAGTTCCGCGCCGATGCCTTTGCCGCTTACGCCAAGCTGCTGATCTACATCTCGGGCGCCGCCGGACTGATGATCGCCCCGCGATTCTTCGATCGCTGGAACGCGATGCGGGCCGAATATCCGGTGCTGCTGCTGTTCGCCGTGCTCGGCACCGGGATCATGGTATCCGCAAGCGACCTGATGACGCTGTATATCGGGCTCGAGATGAACAGCCTGGCCGCTTACGTGCTCGCGGCATTCCTGCGGGTCGACAACCGTTCCGCCGAAGCGGGGCTCAAGTACTTCGTGCTGGGCGCCCTTGCGAGCGGCATCCTGCTCTATGGCATGAGCCTGACCTACGGCTTCACCGGGTCGACCAACTTCGCGGCCATCCGCGTCGCGCTGGAAGGTGGCATGTCCACCGGCGCGCTGTTCGGACTGATCATCGTGCTGTCGGGGCTGGCGTTCAAGATTTCGGCCGTGCCGTTCCATATGTGGACGCCCGACGTCTATGAAGGCGCGCCGACGCCGGTCACCATGTTCTTTTCGACCGCGCCCAAGGTTGCGGCGATCGCACTGACCATGCGCGTCGCGCTCGAGGCGTTCGGTGACCAGGCCGATGCCTGGCGCCAGGTGGTGGTGTTCGTCGCCCTCGCTTCGATCGTGGTGGGTGCACTCGGCGCGATCGGGCAGAGCAACATCAAACGCTTGCTCGCCTATTCCTCGATCAACAACGTGGGTTTCATCCTCGTCGGCCTGGCGACTGCGACGGTGGGCGGGGCAAGTGCGATGCTGGTGTACCTGGCCATCTACGTCGCGATGTCGATCGGCGCGTTCGTCGGCGTGCTGATGTTGCGCGATGCCGAGGGCAACCAGATTGAATCGATTTCGGCCATGGCCGGCCTGTCGCGTACTCAGCCGCTCCTGGCTTGGTGCATGTTGGTGATGATGCTCAGCCTGGCCGGCATTCCGCCACTGTTCGGGTTCTGGGGCAAGCTTGTCGTGTTCCGCGCGGCCGTCGATGCGGACATGATCGCACTCGCAACGCTGGCGATCGTGGGCAGCGTGATCAGCGCGTATTATTACCTGATGGTCTGCAAGACGATGTTCTTCGACGAACCGGCGGATCAGGCGAAGGGCCGAAACGACTGGGCTCACTGGAGCTTGCTGCTGGCGGCAACCGTGTTCAACTCTCCCCTGGGCTACCTGCTTTCAGGGTGGTTCGACCGGATCGCGGGTAAGGCAAGCGCGGCGCTGTTCCTCGCCGCTTGA
- a CDS encoding NADH-quinone oxidoreductase subunit M, protein MDGFPILSLMLLVPLVGALACFFLDAKAARTVALAATLIDLALGIALWANYDIGGAQWQFTERAELFAGFSYALGIDGIALLLIVLSVFLMPICVLASWESIEQRVGEYMAAFLFMELLMIGVFAAQDILLFYIFFEAGLIPMYLIIGIWGGAERIYASYKFFLYTLLGSVVMLVAMLWMIREAGTTDIPTLMQYDFPAQAQTWLWLAFFASFAVKMPMWPVHTWLPDAHVQAPTAGSVILAGVLLKMGGYGFIRFSLPMLPEASAQLAWLVFALSMIGVIYTSLVALVQHDMKKLIAYSSVAHMAIVTVGLFAFNVQGLEGAMIVMLSHGLVSAALFLCVGVIYDRLHTREIDRYGGLSINMPRYALFFLLFTMASIGLPGTSGFVGEFLSLAGIYQISTWVTLVCTTGIILGAAYMLYLYRRVAFGVQANADAAAMRDMNVREWFMLAPIAAAVLWMGVYPESFLAPMRKDIAALDARLARAAPAGDSKLAAPAAGQARTQAANALPHAGTGAGHAAEGEAH, encoded by the coding sequence ATGGACGGGTTCCCGATCCTTTCGCTGATGCTGCTGGTCCCGCTGGTCGGGGCGCTGGCGTGCTTCTTCCTCGACGCTAAGGCCGCCCGCACGGTGGCGCTGGCGGCGACGCTGATCGACCTCGCGCTCGGCATCGCGTTATGGGCGAACTATGACATCGGCGGCGCGCAGTGGCAGTTCACCGAGCGCGCGGAGCTGTTTGCCGGCTTCAGCTACGCGCTCGGCATCGACGGGATCGCGCTGCTGCTGATCGTGCTCAGCGTGTTCCTGATGCCGATCTGCGTCCTGGCGAGCTGGGAATCGATCGAGCAACGCGTGGGCGAATACATGGCCGCGTTCCTGTTCATGGAACTGTTGATGATCGGCGTGTTCGCGGCGCAGGACATCCTTCTGTTCTACATATTCTTCGAAGCAGGCCTGATCCCGATGTACCTGATCATCGGCATCTGGGGCGGAGCCGAGCGGATCTACGCGAGCTACAAGTTCTTCCTCTACACCCTGCTCGGGTCGGTGGTGATGCTGGTGGCGATGCTCTGGATGATCCGCGAAGCGGGCACGACCGACATCCCGACACTGATGCAGTACGATTTTCCGGCTCAGGCACAGACGTGGCTGTGGCTGGCGTTTTTCGCCAGCTTCGCGGTCAAGATGCCGATGTGGCCGGTGCATACCTGGCTTCCCGATGCACACGTGCAGGCGCCCACGGCGGGATCGGTGATCCTGGCGGGCGTGCTGCTCAAGATGGGCGGGTACGGCTTCATCCGCTTCAGCCTGCCAATGCTGCCCGAGGCGAGCGCGCAATTGGCCTGGCTGGTCTTCGCGCTCAGCATGATCGGGGTGATCTACACCTCGCTCGTCGCGCTGGTGCAGCACGACATGAAGAAGCTGATCGCTTATTCCTCGGTCGCGCACATGGCGATTGTGACGGTCGGCCTGTTCGCGTTCAACGTGCAGGGCCTCGAAGGCGCGATGATCGTGATGTTGAGCCACGGTCTGGTCTCTGCCGCGCTGTTCCTGTGCGTCGGGGTGATCTACGACCGGCTGCACACCCGCGAGATTGATCGCTACGGCGGGCTGAGCATCAACATGCCACGCTACGCACTGTTCTTCCTGTTGTTCACGATGGCCAGCATCGGCCTGCCGGGCACCAGTGGTTTCGTCGGCGAATTCCTGAGCCTTGCCGGCATCTATCAGATCTCGACCTGGGTCACGCTGGTGTGCACCACGGGCATCATCCTGGGCGCGGCCTACATGCTATATCTCTACCGCCGCGTAGCTTTCGGCGTCCAGGCCAATGCCGACGCTGCCGCGATGCGCGACATGAACGTGCGTGAATGGTTCATGCTCGCCCCCATTGCCGCCGCCGTGTTGTGGATGGGTGTCTACCCGGAAAGCTTCCTCGCCCCGATGCGCAAGGACATTGCCGCGCTCGACGCCCGGTTGGCGCGCGCGGCCCCTGCGGGCGATAGCAAGCTGGCGGCCCCCGCCGCCGGGCAGGCGCGGACGCAGGCGGCCAACGCCTTGCCACACGCGGGGACTGGCGCGGGCCATGCTGCCGAAGGGGAGGCCCACTGA
- the nuoL gene encoding NADH-quinone oxidoreductase subunit L has protein sequence MHPILIIVFAPLLAAIVGGLGNRALGNTVVKSLTTGALFLSCALSWPIFLAFLNGSADASVVPVLQWIRSGDLAFDWALRVDTLTAVMLVVITTVSALVHLYSWGYMDEDPDQPRFFAYLSLFTFAMLMLVTADNLVQMFFGWEGVGLASYLLIGFWFRKPSANAAAIKAFVVNRVGDLGFMLGIFGTYLVFGTVSIPEILAAAPGMAGSTIGFLGYRVDTMDVLCILLFIGAMGKSAQLGLHTWLPDAMEGPTPVSALIHAATMVTAGVFMVCRLSPMFETAPIALMFVTFIGAATCLFAATVGTTQWDIKRVIAYSTCSQLGYMFFAAGVGAYNAAMFHLFTHAFFKALLFLGAGSVIHAMHHEQDMRYYGGLRKSIPLTFWAMMAGTLAITGVGIYWLHAGFAGFHSKDAILEAAWGRGTEMAHFAFWLGAVAALLTSFYSWRLMFLTFFGKPRWAASDHIQHAMHDAHGHADSEHGNPPAQEDSGHDVAHHVPDPDHGDGTAGYHPHESPLTMLIPLAVLSVGAVVAGFLFNPQFLDSEAFWGGSIFYNENLMHAMHAVPLWVKLTATIVMLIGLAIAWLGYIRDTGMPERAARQLGPVYRFFFNKWYFDELYHFLFVRPAFWFGRRFWKTGDQGIIDRFGPNGAARVVALGSVGNTRVQSGYLTTYALWMLVGVVGAITWVLF, from the coding sequence TTGCATCCGATCCTCATCATTGTGTTCGCCCCCCTGCTGGCCGCGATTGTGGGCGGGCTGGGCAACCGGGCGCTCGGCAACACGGTCGTCAAGTCGCTCACCACTGGCGCGCTGTTCCTGTCGTGCGCTTTGAGCTGGCCGATCTTCCTGGCCTTCCTCAACGGCTCTGCGGACGCGAGCGTCGTGCCGGTGCTGCAGTGGATCCGCTCGGGCGACCTGGCGTTCGACTGGGCGCTGCGGGTGGATACGCTGACTGCGGTCATGCTGGTGGTCATCACCACCGTCTCGGCGCTCGTGCACCTGTACAGCTGGGGCTACATGGACGAGGACCCGGACCAGCCGCGATTCTTCGCTTACCTGTCGCTGTTCACCTTCGCGATGCTGATGCTGGTGACCGCGGACAACCTGGTGCAGATGTTCTTTGGTTGGGAAGGCGTAGGTCTGGCCAGCTACCTGCTGATCGGATTCTGGTTCCGCAAGCCGAGCGCCAACGCCGCGGCGATCAAGGCGTTCGTGGTCAACCGGGTCGGCGACCTCGGCTTCATGCTCGGAATATTCGGCACCTATCTGGTGTTCGGCACTGTCTCCATCCCCGAGATCCTGGCCGCCGCGCCGGGCATGGCGGGCAGCACGATCGGCTTCCTGGGATACCGCGTCGATACGATGGATGTGCTGTGCATCCTGCTGTTCATCGGCGCCATGGGCAAGTCGGCGCAGCTCGGCCTGCACACGTGGCTGCCCGACGCGATGGAAGGCCCGACCCCGGTGTCGGCGCTGATCCACGCGGCGACGATGGTGACCGCAGGCGTGTTCATGGTCTGCCGCTTGTCGCCGATGTTCGAAACCGCGCCGATCGCGCTGATGTTCGTGACGTTCATCGGCGCTGCCACTTGCCTGTTCGCCGCGACGGTCGGCACGACCCAGTGGGACATCAAGCGGGTGATCGCTTATTCCACGTGCTCGCAGCTTGGCTACATGTTCTTCGCCGCGGGCGTGGGTGCCTACAACGCGGCGATGTTCCACCTGTTCACGCACGCGTTCTTCAAGGCGCTCTTGTTCCTTGGCGCAGGATCGGTGATCCATGCCATGCATCACGAGCAGGACATGCGGTACTACGGCGGCTTGCGTAAGAGCATTCCGTTGACCTTCTGGGCGATGATGGCGGGCACGCTGGCGATCACCGGGGTCGGCATCTACTGGCTGCACGCTGGCTTTGCGGGCTTTCATTCCAAGGACGCGATCCTCGAAGCCGCCTGGGGCCGCGGGACGGAGATGGCGCACTTCGCCTTCTGGCTTGGCGCGGTCGCCGCACTGCTGACCAGCTTCTACAGCTGGCGGCTCATGTTCCTGACCTTCTTCGGCAAGCCGCGCTGGGCGGCGAGCGACCACATCCAGCACGCGATGCACGACGCGCACGGCCACGCCGATAGCGAGCACGGCAATCCTCCGGCGCAGGAAGACTCCGGCCATGACGTCGCGCATCACGTGCCCGATCCGGATCACGGCGACGGCACCGCGGGCTATCACCCGCATGAAAGCCCGCTGACGATGCTCATTCCGCTTGCCGTGTTGAGCGTGGGGGCGGTGGTCGCCGGATTCCTGTTCAACCCGCAATTCCTCGATTCCGAGGCGTTCTGGGGCGGCTCGATCTTCTACAACGAGAACCTGATGCACGCGATGCATGCCGTGCCGCTGTGGGTGAAGCTGACCGCGACGATCGTCATGCTGATCGGCCTTGCGATCGCCTGGCTGGGTTACATCCGCGACACCGGCATGCCCGAGCGCGCGGCCAGGCAGTTGGGTCCGGTCTATCGGTTCTTCTTCAACAAGTGGTACTTCGACGAACTCTACCACTTCCTGTTCGTACGGCCGGCATTCTGGTTCGGCCGCCGGTTCTGGAAGACCGGCGATCAGGGCATTATCGACCGCTTCGGTCCCAATGGCGCGGCGCGGGTGGTGGCACTCGGCAGCGTCGGCAACACCCGCGTGCAGTCGGGTTACCTTACCACTTACGCGCTCTGGATGCTGGTTGGCGTCGTCGGCGCGATCACCTGGGTGCTCTTCTGA
- the nuoK gene encoding NADH-quinone oxidoreductase subunit NuoK yields the protein MIGLEHYIVVGTIMFVLGVLGIFLNRKNVIVILMSIELILLAVNINLVAFSAFLNDITGQVFAMFVLTVAAGEAAIGLAILVIYFRGRGTIAVDSVDRLKG from the coding sequence GTGATCGGCCTCGAACACTACATCGTCGTCGGGACCATCATGTTCGTGCTGGGTGTGCTGGGCATCTTCCTCAACCGGAAGAACGTGATCGTCATCCTGATGTCGATCGAGCTCATCCTGCTGGCGGTAAACATCAACCTGGTCGCGTTCAGCGCTTTCCTGAACGACATCACCGGCCAGGTTTTCGCGATGTTCGTCCTGACCGTCGCCGCGGGCGAAGCGGCGATCGGGCTGGCGATCCTGGTCATCTATTTCCGCGGACGCGGCACCATCGCGGTCGACAGCGTCGACCGGCTGAAGGGATAA
- a CDS encoding NADH-quinone oxidoreductase subunit J, with protein MIQVFAFYLFAALAILSAVFVILSRNPVHSVLWLIVAFFNAAGLMVLVGAEFIAMLLVIVYVGAVAVLFLFVVMMLDIDFASLRAGFVKNFPLGIAIAVVLLAELVFGIGAYRAGSIDLAPAAATAAPPIMTSNIAAIGQVLYSRYLFLFESAGIILLVAMIGAIVLTHRDRKDSRPQNIDRQNRRRPQDATVNMLPEVGGGLDL; from the coding sequence ATGATCCAGGTCTTCGCCTTCTATCTTTTCGCCGCGCTCGCGATCCTGTCCGCGGTGTTCGTGATCCTGTCGCGCAACCCGGTGCATTCTGTGCTGTGGCTGATCGTCGCGTTCTTCAACGCGGCGGGACTGATGGTGCTGGTCGGCGCTGAGTTCATCGCGATGCTGTTGGTGATCGTGTACGTCGGCGCGGTCGCGGTGTTGTTCCTGTTCGTGGTGATGATGCTCGACATCGACTTCGCCTCTCTCAGAGCAGGGTTCGTGAAGAACTTCCCGCTGGGTATCGCTATCGCAGTGGTGCTGCTGGCCGAACTGGTGTTCGGGATCGGCGCGTACCGCGCAGGATCGATCGACCTTGCACCCGCCGCAGCGACGGCGGCACCGCCGATCATGACCAGCAACATCGCCGCGATCGGGCAGGTCCTGTACAGCCGCTACCTGTTCCTGTTCGAAAGCGCCGGCATCATCCTGCTGGTCGCGATGATCGGGGCGATCGTGCTGACGCACCGCGACCGCAAGGACTCGCGCCCGCAGAACATCGATAGGCAGAACCGCCGCCGGCCGCAGGATGCGACCGTGAACATGCTTCCCGAAGTCGGGGGAGGGCTGGACTTGTGA
- the nuoI gene encoding NADH-quinone oxidoreductase subunit NuoI, whose protein sequence is MSVAHFIKSFTLWEFVKAHALTLKYFFKPKATINYPFEKNPLSPRFRGEHALRRYPNGEERCIACKLCEAVCPAQAITIEAEPREDGSRRTTRYDIDMTKCIYCGFCQEACPVDAIVEGPNFEFSTETREELLYDKAKLLANGDKWERALAANLEADAPYR, encoded by the coding sequence ATGAGCGTCGCTCACTTCATCAAGTCGTTCACCCTGTGGGAATTCGTGAAGGCGCACGCCCTCACGCTGAAGTATTTCTTCAAGCCTAAGGCGACGATCAACTACCCGTTCGAGAAGAACCCGCTGTCCCCGCGCTTCCGCGGAGAGCACGCGCTGCGCCGCTATCCCAATGGCGAGGAACGCTGCATCGCGTGCAAGTTGTGCGAGGCGGTGTGCCCGGCACAGGCGATCACGATCGAGGCCGAACCGCGCGAGGACGGCAGCCGCCGCACCACCCGTTACGACATCGACATGACCAAGTGCATCTATTGCGGCTTCTGTCAGGAAGCCTGTCCGGTCGATGCCATCGTCGAAGGGCCGAACTTCGAATTCTCGACCGAGACGCGCGAGGAATTGCTCTACGACAAGGCGAAATTGCTGGCCAACGGGGACAAGTGGGAGCGGGCGCTGGCCGCGAACCTTGAAGCCGATGCGCCCTATCGTTAG
- the nuoH gene encoding NADH-quinone oxidoreductase subunit NuoH: protein MTETFQHWGMSYEWSWFAATIAGILLIALPLMLAVAMIIYADRKIWAAMALRRGPNVVGPFGLLQSFADGLKVFLQETIIPSAANKGLFLIAPIVTFTVALMAWAVIPFNSGAVLADINVGLLYVLAISSLGVYGVIIAGWASNSKYPFFSAMRAAAQMVSYEVSIGFILVCVVLYAGTFNLNAIVEAQRGHGLGIVNGYWFNLLLFPMWVMFLISSMAETGRAPFDLTEAESELVAGYQTEYSSMSFALYWLGEYANVLLMCALNATLFFGGWLPPIDWAPLYAVPGIIWLFAKMFMFFFIFSWVKATVPRYRYDQLMRLGWKVFLPVSLLFVVLVSGWLMLTRYG from the coding sequence ATGACCGAGACCTTCCAACACTGGGGCATGTCCTACGAATGGTCGTGGTTCGCCGCGACGATCGCCGGCATCCTGCTGATCGCGCTGCCGCTGATGCTGGCGGTGGCGATGATCATCTATGCCGACCGCAAGATCTGGGCGGCGATGGCGCTGCGGCGCGGGCCCAACGTGGTCGGGCCGTTCGGATTGCTCCAGAGCTTCGCCGACGGGCTCAAGGTGTTTCTGCAGGAAACGATCATCCCCTCGGCCGCGAACAAGGGCCTGTTCCTGATCGCGCCGATCGTCACCTTCACCGTCGCGCTGATGGCGTGGGCCGTCATCCCATTTAATTCGGGCGCGGTGCTGGCCGATATCAACGTCGGGTTGCTTTACGTTCTGGCGATCAGTTCACTGGGTGTTTACGGCGTGATCATCGCCGGGTGGGCCTCGAACTCCAAGTACCCTTTCTTCTCCGCCATGCGCGCCGCCGCGCAGATGGTCAGCTATGAAGTCTCGATCGGCTTCATCCTGGTGTGCGTGGTGCTCTATGCCGGCACCTTCAATCTCAACGCCATCGTGGAGGCGCAGCGCGGCCACGGGCTGGGCATCGTCAATGGCTACTGGTTCAACCTGCTGCTGTTCCCGATGTGGGTCATGTTCCTCATTTCGAGCATGGCGGAGACGGGCCGCGCGCCGTTCGACCTGACCGAGGCGGAAAGCGAGCTCGTCGCGGGTTATCAGACCGAGTATTCCTCTATGAGCTTCGCGCTCTACTGGCTCGGCGAATACGCGAACGTGCTGCTGATGTGCGCGCTCAACGCGACGCTGTTCTTCGGCGGGTGGTTGCCGCCGATTGACTGGGCGCCGCTCTATGCGGTTCCGGGAATCATCTGGCTGTTCGCCAAGATGTTCATGTTCTTTTTCATCTTCAGCTGGGTCAAGGCGACCGTGCCGCGGTACCGCTATGACCAGTTGATGCGGCTTGGGTGGAAGGTGTTCCTGCCCGTTTCGCTGCTGTTCGTCGTGCTCGTTTCGGGCTGGCTCATGCTTACGAGGTACGGATGA
- the nuoG gene encoding NADH-quinone oxidoreductase subunit NuoG produces the protein MPKVTVDGETIEVPDGATVLQACELAGKEIPRFCYHERLSIAGNCRMCLVEVKPGPPKPQASCALPAAEGQEIRTDSQMVKLAREGVMEFLLINHPLDCPICDQGGECDLQDQAMAYGRGGSRYYENKRAVTEKYMGPLIKTIMTRCIHCTRCVRFSEEIAGVDEIGALYRGESMQITTYLEKAATHELSANVIDLCPVGALTSRPYAFEARPWELKKTLSIDVSDAVGANIRLDSRGREVLRALPRVNDDVNEEWLSDKGRYMVDGLVRRRLDKVWIRQGGKLRAASWHEAFAAIRQAQPGASIAAIAGDLVDCETMFAAKTLLGAMGSTLLEGRQTGMSYAADNLAAVNFNSTLAGIETADAILIVGSHVRWEAPLVNVRLRKAGKAGAKVFVVGPKWETTYPAEFLGDDAAVLHDLPGHVTEALDKAERPAVIVGGAGLAAGVLDAALALNTQRDGWNGFNVLHMAASRMGGLMLGFAQKGGIADIVQAAPKVVLALGADEVDWTQFEGSLKVYIGHHGDKGAHAADIILPAAAYSEKDGTYVNTEGRVQFAERAVFPPGDAREDWTILRALADAFGVEVGFDSLAELQAKMIEAVPALGVEGLASYGALPTPGAAMASGAIRYPIQDFYLTNPIARASVVMQRCSDELLHGDALAEAAE, from the coding sequence ATGCCCAAGGTCACCGTAGACGGCGAAACGATCGAGGTGCCGGATGGCGCCACCGTGCTGCAGGCGTGCGAGCTCGCCGGCAAGGAGATCCCTCGGTTCTGTTACCACGAGCGGCTGAGCATCGCGGGCAATTGCCGGATGTGTCTGGTCGAGGTGAAGCCGGGCCCGCCGAAGCCGCAGGCGAGCTGCGCCTTGCCGGCTGCAGAAGGCCAGGAAATCCGCACCGATAGCCAGATGGTCAAGCTGGCGCGCGAAGGGGTGATGGAGTTCCTCCTGATCAATCACCCGCTCGACTGCCCGATCTGCGACCAGGGCGGCGAATGCGATCTGCAGGACCAAGCGATGGCCTATGGCCGCGGCGGCTCGCGCTATTACGAGAACAAGCGGGCGGTCACCGAGAAGTACATGGGTCCGCTGATCAAGACGATCATGACCCGCTGCATCCACTGCACCCGCTGCGTGCGCTTCTCCGAGGAGATCGCCGGGGTGGACGAAATCGGCGCGCTTTATCGCGGGGAGTCGATGCAGATCACGACCTATCTGGAGAAGGCAGCGACGCACGAACTGTCGGCCAACGTGATCGACCTGTGCCCGGTCGGCGCGCTGACCTCGCGCCCTTATGCCTTCGAGGCGCGGCCGTGGGAGCTGAAGAAGACGCTGTCGATCGACGTCAGCGATGCCGTGGGCGCCAATATCCGCCTCGACAGCCGCGGTCGCGAAGTGCTGCGCGCGCTGCCGCGGGTCAATGACGACGTGAACGAGGAGTGGTTGAGCGACAAGGGCCGCTACATGGTCGATGGGCTGGTGCGCCGGCGGCTCGACAAGGTGTGGATCCGGCAAGGCGGCAAGCTGCGAGCCGCTTCCTGGCACGAGGCGTTCGCCGCCATCCGCCAGGCCCAGCCGGGCGCCAGCATCGCCGCCATCGCCGGCGATCTGGTCGATTGTGAAACGATGTTCGCCGCCAAGACGCTGCTCGGCGCCATGGGCTCGACCCTGCTGGAAGGCCGGCAGACCGGAATGAGCTATGCGGCGGACAATCTCGCCGCGGTCAATTTCAATTCCACGCTGGCCGGGATCGAAACCGCCGACGCGATCCTCATCGTTGGCAGCCATGTGCGCTGGGAAGCGCCGCTGGTGAACGTCCGCCTGCGCAAGGCGGGAAAGGCCGGAGCCAAGGTGTTCGTGGTCGGGCCGAAGTGGGAAACGACTTATCCCGCCGAATTCCTGGGTGACGATGCCGCGGTGCTGCACGATTTGCCGGGCCACGTCACGGAAGCGCTCGACAAGGCTGAGCGGCCGGCGGTGATCGTCGGAGGTGCCGGGCTGGCGGCGGGCGTGCTCGACGCGGCGCTGGCGCTCAATACGCAGCGTGATGGGTGGAACGGGTTCAATGTTCTCCACATGGCCGCCAGCCGGATGGGCGGGCTGATGCTCGGTTTCGCTCAGAAGGGCGGGATCGCCGACATCGTTCAAGCCGCGCCCAAGGTCGTGCTGGCGCTGGGCGCGGACGAGGTCGACTGGACGCAGTTCGAGGGCAGTCTGAAGGTCTACATCGGCCATCACGGCGACAAGGGTGCCCATGCCGCCGACATCATCCTGCCGGCTGCCGCCTACAGCGAAAAGGACGGCACTTACGTCAACACTGAGGGTAGGGTGCAGTTCGCCGAACGCGCGGTGTTTCCGCCGGGCGACGCGCGCGAGGATTGGACGATCCTGCGCGCGCTGGCCGATGCGTTTGGAGTGGAGGTCGGCTTCGATAGCCTGGCCGAACTCCAGGCCAAGATGATCGAGGCAGTTCCCGCGCTCGGCGTCGAGGGGCTGGCAAGCTACGGCGCGCTGCCCACGCCCGGCGCGGCCATGGCGAGCGGTGCGATCCGCTACCCGATCCAGGATTTCTACCTCACCAACCCGATCGCCCGCGCGAGCGTGGTGATGCAGCGCTGTTCGGATGAACTGCTTCACGGCGATGCGCTGGCGGAGGCCGCGGAATGA